From Zea mays cultivar B73 chromosome 3, Zm-B73-REFERENCE-NAM-5.0, whole genome shotgun sequence:
cgtgtcccgcacagatcgcgcggccgaccgttggcccggccgaccgttggctcaccggacagtccgatgaattatagccgtacgtcgccggtgaattcccgagagcggccagtttgctcgagccagcctggcgcaccggacactgtccggtgcaccaccggacagtccggtgctcccaaactgagcagactttggctgaacaaagccatctcatttccaattcgatttttcctgtttccagcacttagacacaatacattagtccctaaaacaatgtactaagtctgagaaacatacctttatcctcgatttgtactttgtccaccattttacacttaggcacttgtgttggacactaaatcaccaaaatacttagaaatggcccaagggcacatttccctttcagttatgtGTACCAGGAAGTAGAATTGAATAAAAATGATGCTGACGATGGGATGGAAGATGACAATACAATTACATGCCATAAAAAGGTAtgtaaaagataaatatataagCTTGCATGAAGTATTGTATATAATGAATATATAAAATCAATGTAATAAGCAAACTTTATTTTGTAGGATGAGCATAACACCATGACTGGATGTGAACATGCGTTAACATTAATAACAACTGGTAACCAGGTACATATTAAAAAAATATTGTTCATTTGTCTaaaatgaaaatatatatttatGTTGCATGGAAATGTTGATGTAATTGGGTTGGGCTATATAGGAGGACAACATGAGAATTCCACATGAGGTTGGTGATACAAGTTCTCTGTGTCACGTAGCACATGAACAAATGGAACATATTGCTGCATCCTCAGAAGCTAAAAAGGTGAGCATTGATAAATGATTTTACTGATTGGTATAAATATAATTTATGTAAATATGTGTATATTAAATATTAACTTCTATTATTATGCAGAGGTTGAATTTTAATgtggatgttataaatctgagTATGCCGGATCGTGCAAGACCAAAAGGACGGACAATAAAAAATTCAGAAGATAGGATTATGAGACTAGGTGCGAAAGGAGAGAAAAAGAAGAATAGCAGATGCCAATTGTGTGGTATAGCAGATGGACATAACAGTAGAACATGTCTGTCTGTGGAAGAGAACAGGGCAAGGCTAGCAAAACTGGCTAATCGAAAGAGAGGACGACCAGCCGGATCAAGACTAAACAATAAAACAACTGCTCCACAGTGGAATGAAACATCGACTGCTAAAAAACATCGTATTGATGAAGAAGTGGAAAATGAAGAAGTCGATGAGCATATGGAATTGGGCGAATAATTTGAAGTGTGACTAAAGAGTGGTTGATTTAGTAGAAACTTGTAATAGCACAATGACCTATGTTTTAGTTTGTTGGAAATTAAATAGTTTGCATGACAGGGTTATATAATGCGTTGATATAAAACTATAAAATGTTGCGTAAATGTAGACAATTACACAAATTATGTAACTGAATATGTACCACAAATTGGCATTGAACGTTTAGCAATCAACAGTTATGGACATAAATGGTATATAAAATGTATACACTTAACAATACTAATCGAATGGGAGTACATACTTCGGTTTCGCACTTCAGATACACCAAACAGAATATAGCATAACCACTGGTTATAGTTAGAATAATTAGCATGGTAAATGTATAAAAGAGGAACCTAATGTATATAAAATAAGGAagtatatattttgcataaaacttAAATATTAAAGACAATATGATAATACAAATACGCCAAACATTGGAAGCAAACGATTAACCATCTCACAATCTGGAGATGAAAAAGCATAGAATTTATTAACAGATAACATAACTAGACATTCTGGTAACACTTATGTTTGacacacttcaaataaaaactgataCGAAGTAGCATAGACACTGGACACATCGAACATAAGTGGCACATAGAGTATCATTCACATGAGCAACGCCTGACATAAGTGACTTAATAAGTAACATAAACAGTTTTGTGGATCCCATAGGGAATCATGTTCAGCTATGATATCTAAGTCTTGGCTTTCAAACAACGTCGTCTCCTTGGAGCATACTTGAAAGGCAGCAGTTCTGCAGGAAGGGGGGCAACCCTGTTGTTGCGATGAAAGTTCAGGTAATGCAGAACAAAGGCACGTTGGTCCAATGGTTCATcctgaaatagtcataaaatcaaattaatgctaagattaaatcTGAAGGAGTAATATATGCATGATCAAAACACTAATTTAGTAACAGACCGGAGTATAAAATTCAGATAAGTCGCCATCATCAAAATCGTAGTAGCGGAGGAAGTTTGCGACAAAAAAACCACAATCATTTGACCCTGGTGACATGGTTAGACAATTGGGAAGAAGCCCAATCTTGTAGTTGCCAAACTTTGGTACAGTTGAATGAGGACGAGCTTCATGTAACGCAATGCTAAGTCTTCTCATTATTAATCTGGACCAAGGTATCTTCGTTCCATTTATCATCATTTGATCATTGTGGATTTGTTTCCAGGTAGTGCCTCCAAGCAATGTCCCATAAGGATTTGAATCTAAGATGTCTATTCGACGACGTTCAAAGTTGATTGCATAAAGGGTCCAGTGACTACGGCGTAGCATAGGAACCAGGATCTGTTAAGATATATGTAAGTTTATGAATGAACAACAATAGGCATATGAAAAATTAAAGCTAAGACAACATAAAACTAATGACCAAAAGAACATTATAACATTATTACAAATAAAAATGATTGGGGCTCACCAATTTAATTTGGTTCAGAACTTCATCTGGAGGAAGCATCGGTTCAAGTTGTTCTTTAAGAAGTGATGTTGAGAAGGGCTGGGGATTTGAACTGTGCTGTTCGAACTCCTCAATATTCAAAACGGTCTGGACAAAAAAATAAATTGATTAGTATTATATATTTATACAGTAAGTGTTGCAATAAGATACAAAGTTGTAGAGAAAAAATTACCCCAACATTGACATTCAGTATTAGAGTGTTGATTACAGAATCTGGATTGTATAATACATCATCCTCACGAATACAGTCGATAAATCCCTGCATGAAAATATTCTCAAGACATTTATTAGGACCAAACGACTGGACAACATCGAGGACAGAACCTCCAAatcctccaaaattaatgatagaCCTGGGAAAAAATAAAACTTTAATCACAATTCATCTAATTATACTTAATTGGAATTTGAATAACGAATACATACATGCTCGGATCTAGTTTTCCTGACAAGATGAACTTAAGTAGGTTGCGAGCACAGTCTTCACGTGACACGTGGGGAGGTTCAGCGACTGCAGATTTAGAGGAACTATCCCTTGCAACAAGGTCAGTAGTTgcctaatatataaatatatgttaGTAAACAATTGCATAAATAATTATGTTTTTTAGTGTatatataggaaaaatatgagaatATAAAACGACATGACTTACATCTGTCAGTGGGGTTTTATCGAACTGAGGTGCACCAGATACAGGAGTATCATGTGTAACAGATTTTTGTCCTTCCTGTAAACAATAAAATTATTAATATAAACGTAATGAAACATAGGTTATAATTAATATTATCATAATATGATGAAGGTGTAAATACTTACACTATTTATATCTGGTGTTGATTCAGGAGCAGCAGGCTTGTCGGTTGTGGGAGCCTGGTGAATAAAGTAAATAAAGCATGCATATATATTACTGTTACTTGCATACATTGTAAATGAAATAATAATAATTGTGATATAAGGAAGTCAAACATTTGATTTTGGAGTCTTGTCAAATATAGGGGCATCCATAACTTCATCTTTTTTACAGACGTTCCCACTGACAATCTGTAATGGAAACAACTGAAATTTGAGTAAACAGTAACTTGTATGCTAAATATAATATATGCATTGTATATATAGTTTGTATGAAAAAAACTTACATGATCTGATACTTTGATATGATCAGTAGGAACATGAATTTCCTGATCATGTTGTTGTTTATCAGGTGTTGGAACAGGTGGAGAGGATACTGGAGCATTTGATGGAGGCATTGAGGTAGTGGGAGGTTATCTacatttggaaaatataataataaagtaGTTGTTACTGAAATGTAACTGGAATATAAATGTATCGTTATAAAAAATGGTTAAACATACACATTTACAAACTACATCAATATACTATCAGGATGCATAAATAAAATacagttttcaaaaataaaatcaaCTGAAAACTGTGTTGCTGATTGTATGAGTATAAATTAATGCATAATTTGTATATACAATGCTGCATATAATAAATTATTTGATATCGTATAACTATATATAATTTTCCTCGCAATAATTCGTGAACTTGATTAGTTTAAAAAAAATAAACATAAATAATAAAACCTTCTTGCTGTGAATCGCGCTGCGTTGCAGCTCTCAGTACTTCATCGATCATTTCACCAAATGTTTCAGAGAGTTCAATCTGCTTCGAAACAATCATCTGATGGCTCAGCTGAAGGGAATCACAGTACTTATCCACCTCTTTGTCATGAGCATCAaacattgattgaaacattggccGATGCTGGGGGGGCAAACATTGCAACTTGTTGCCAATCAAATGCTTGATACGTGGCACATATACGTTGAAAACGGCAGAAACAGGCCGTTCTGGAGCAATGACGTAACACGTTTCTGAACGGCTACGAAACTGTATAAAGTAAGATAGAACAGTTAGCAGTAATAAAATTTTAACATCTGCATAACAGGACAAAAAATTGTTTATGTCCAACCTCTGCATAGCCGAATGGTTCACCAGTTTTACGGGGGGACGTCTGTCACCCCTAGCCAACTCTCTTATGGTCTCATTATCAAAAAACTTAATGCGGGGAGTACCATATTTGTTATCAGGAGATGCAGGGTGATGTAAGTGATCAAGATAGTAAATCTGAAAAAAAATGCACAAATATATAAAATTAGTACATAACAAATATttgcatatcatatatatgcaCAGTAAACAAAAAAATTACTTACTAGAACAATGAGTGAACATCCATATATTGTTGCTGTGATGTTTGTTTTGTTCCTTTTATGCCAACGTGTGGCAGCATCACACAAATCCGTGTAAACTAGTTGACACCAGTCAATATCAGCCATTCGGGCCATGTTTGAAGTCATTAGTACCTCATTGTTTGTAATGCCCCATGAAGCAGAAGGAAAAAGAAGTCGATTGAATAGAATCAAAAAAAAGCATCTGATTGATAGCTCATCATCATTGCCAAGCACTATCTTGTCTTGAAGCTTGACAACATCAAATTCTTCTTTACCAACATTGAGATCACGTCTCAGTTTtgcagcagcatccacttcaccGTACCAATCAGTAAACTCCCTGCCTCCTCCAGCACATGGCAAACCCAAAATCAGACGAACCGTATCTTTTGTTATCTTCAGTTCCTTGCCAGCCCCTGGGCGTATGGTCATGTCATGTGGATCCAATTTATCCATCAACCACATGATGAGTGATCTGCTCTCTAAGGCATTAGTTCGCAAATCAAATATACTAGAAAATCCCAACCTAGCGACAGCATCGCGCTGTCGATCGCTCATTATCCAAGATGATACGATAACATCATAGGGAATGCAGCGGATATTCAATTTCTGGAAGCATAAATGAATATGCATTAATACACAAAGTATATATATTGTTAGAACTAATGATACTATATTTACATACAAGGGATATTTATTACAGGCTTGTAAATAACTAGTCTACAACACTAAAAAGTAAACATCATATTTTTGGATAATAGTATACATAAATTTAAAGTGGGGGAAATACAAAATTGATTGGGCACCAAAATTAACACATGAATAAACAGAAATATATACATATTACCTGTGATTTTCTAGGAGTCTTCTGTTTAGGAGAGTTATTTTTTGTAATGATATTAGACTTTGGACTTCTTTTCACGCTCGGAACTTGAGGAGAAGGTACTTTTATCTTCTTTGCACTGATTTGTTCTGAAGGAGAAGGTGAGGCAGATCTGAATTGGCGCTTCAACGATGGAGCATCCATGAAATCGTCGTCGGACAGTGTGGATGGACCAGGAGGTTTTCTTTTTAAACGACAAGCTAAAGCCTTTCTGCGAAAACGATGGATTGGGGCTGGTTGTGGCTCATTCTGCTCCTGATTTTGTGGAATATCATCTTGGTGAGCTGAGCTGCTGGATCTTGTACGTTTGGAAATGTCAATTGAAAATACCTCCTGACCGGATTCAATGGTTAATCTTTTTGGATTACTGGGCGGGCGATCAACAGACTTCATGATTAAATACTGAATAAATCTGTTGAAAAAAAGTTGTTTTTAAATACAGTGATTTATGCATGAATATATGCCAAAAAAAGAACTAATTTTTACTATAACTATCTACAATGCATACTATATAATGCTAAATGGAATTACATAACTTAAACTACCTTTTGCATTTTTGCGACAGCATTTAATGAACAATGGTTATATACAAACATAAAGATTGATTTAATATTTCATATAATTGTAAATGGATCATGATAAAATAAGAGCCTTTTTGCATCAACTAACTATACAACATATTTTAATAACTGGTTCATAGTAATAAAAACATTTAGCTCATATTCAAACATGAATATTTAAATAACTTTTGCTTAAATAACAGTATCtgtatgtatttatatataataaacaggagtgtaaactaaatattcaAGTAAATAGAACAATGCAAATATGCTTATTATATTGTGAAATGTTCATAAACATGTGTATAAATGAGCATACACATTACTGCcaatatgcatatatatcaaatccaataagtatattttatatataataaaacagATCTGTACACAAATGATTCAAGTGAATGTGCATAAAAAGTACTGaggatatgcatatatatcaaatacaataagcatatttgataataaaatagatgtgaaaacaaatcattaaagtaaatgtgcataaagaGTACTGACGATATGCATATATAATAAAACAGATGTGTAAACAAATGACTCAAGTGAATGTGCATAAACAGAACTGaggatatgcatatatatcaaatacAGTAAGCATATATGTGTTACTTGGGTTGTGTAATGGTACTCTCTGCTAACTCATCAATAAATACCTAATCCACAGCCTTTGTCTAGATCTATGAATGTCGGTCGATAGAGGGGATCTAGAATAAATACAGATGCTATAATATCGGGGCTCCTGAACAAAAAAAAGATGCAATGCGCGTTGCAATGACCCGATTAGAGAGATGTATAAATGGATACAAATCACACATAATAGCTGGAGAATAAGGGTTACAATCAAATCCACTTCAATCGACAGAAATGCTTCAAAAAATCGACGGCAAACTCGATGTATTTCAATGTTGGATTACCTGAAACTTCTTGAATCGGGCTCCAATGACGGGAGATTGAAGGAGGTCAGCTGGATTGGAACGGCGCTGGATTGGAGCTGCGCTGGATTGGAGCAGCGGAAATCGCCTGGCGAGTCGCCTCCGACGAAAAGAAAGACTGCGCGGCCACTAGGGTTTTCTTCCTATCGGCGCGGGTTTGCCTCCGTTGATTGTGCGAAGACGGTTTTAGAAACCGGAAACGTGGGAGACGTGGCTGGCTGACGGAGGAAACGATGTAACGGCGCCGTGACTGGGAACTGTTGACCCGGTGTGGTTCAACCAAAATGACCATATTGACTAGCCTGGGCTTCCTCTATTATTGGAAGTCCATggctcttaatatataaactatatatatatatatatatatatatatatattatgtattgTATTTGTTTATAATATTGAGCTGCTTAAATAACTAGATACTTTTTTTAACATACTTGgagcaagaaaaggttgaacctTGACTCTGTAAACTTGTGATTTTTATAAACTTGTTATATTGTAAACTTATTATATTTGAATTGTGGACTTGCCTCTTTGAtgtattgtgaacttgttatattgataTGTTTATCGATCGTATTTTAGATTCCGACCGTTACCGATGTATTCCCGTGTCGAACTCCTGTTTTCaatgtttccgaaataccgatatcgtttccgtttccggagttaccgttttcgattttgtttttgataaaaaaaataaaaaacggAAACAGTTTTAGCGTTTAACGattgtttccgaccgttttcaaccTAAAGGGAGCCCTAAGCAAGTTGTGCTGTTGTTGCCCTTTTCTTTGCTCCCGTATCTGAATTCTGAAGAATGGCATGAGCCTGATCGTTCGTCCGCGAAGGCGGAAGAGTGAAGCTGAGCACGATGCTGTCAAGGTTGAATTCACATGAAGGTGAAAGAAACTGCCAGTAAATCTCTAGATCTGTCCATGACAAAAACTCAAGGCTAGTACACATTTTAGATGAAAGCGGCGGCAGCAGCATCAGTATCTCAGTAGTACACATTTTGGATTAATTAGATCTTGGACAGGGACAGGGTGGCGAGGGAAATCCCAAGCCCAATCATGGAGACGCGAGCACCAAGGGACGCTGCCAACCCCACCACCTGCAGCGAAGCATGAACAAACACCAACGGTTGATTGCACTTGCACAGCACAGTGACCTGACGAGCAAAAGGGAAAGAAAGCAGAGAGCACcttggtggcggcggcggcggcgtccccgGTGTCCGTCAGCGGCAGCACGGTGGCGGTGTTGGTCGTGCCGGTGGGCAACGGCACCGTTGGGTTGCTTCCGATGAACGGATACCCCTCGCCGCCGGGTCCCAGCCCAGGTGCCGCAGCGGACGCGGTGCCCGGGCCCGGCTGCAGCGGGAAGCCGAAGTGCGGGCCGGGCTCGCGGCTCGGCGGTGAGGACACGGACGTCGGCACGGGCGCGGGCGGTGGCGGCAGGTCGTCAGCTCCCGCTGTGGGCGCCGGTGCCGAGAGCGGCGGGAGACCGGCCGCGTGCACGTGGGGCGCGGGGGCACCGTGGCCGACGGTGACGGCGCCGTTGCTGCCAGCGGCGGAATGGGCATGGGCGTGCCACTGCCAAATGCCAATTGTTTGCGGTTGAGTCGCTAGTGTTGCGCTGAAGCCGATGAGCGAAACAGTTGGCCCGAGGGACGCGGAGAGATTACCTTGGCATCGTCGGTCGCTCCGGCGGCCCGCGGCAGCAGGAACGCCAAGACACCGGCGCCGAGGAGGTGGAGCACAGTGAAGCCTCCAGCTCCGGCTCCGCCGTCGCCGCCGTGTCGCTTCTCCATCATCCCCTCTTCTCTGCTTCCTCGCGCTCTTGTTGAAGTGAAGCAATAATGACTCGAGTAGCTGCAAaacgtaccaggtctgagcacaaCAATGACGGGCGTTAGATACCTGTCCTGGTTTCCTTTAAAAATGTGCAGTACAGAACGCAGCAGGACTGCTGGAGGCAGAAGGAGCAGGACTATCGGCGACCACAGGAAGCAAAAGCTCTCCTTGTCTCTCTCTCTTTCCGCGTGGTGGGGTTGGGAAGGACGGAAGTCTGCAGTAACGAGGCAGGCATTGGATTTCTTTTTCTCGAATCCGACGAAAGGAAGAAGGCGCTTTTGACGAGCGCTGTATAAAAGTTCTACAACATTCGATTTTACATATTGCATTTTATGCAGAAAAATGTACTATTTAGGGTTAGTTCAAGAACTCTATTTTACTAATAGATTCCTATTTTTTAAGGGAAAATAAACTAATATCTCTTGAGAAAATAGAAATCACTTGAAACAATGAGATTTCTAAACTAACCATTAAAATGTAGTTTTGTGAGAAAAGATCACCTGAGACCCACAATTCATAGGGAGGATAGCGGAATATTCCACCCCAAAAGGCAAGAAGGATCCATCCATGGATAGTCTTAAGGCACCAAGCCCAGGATCGTGTAAGGCGGACCCAGAATAGAAAGTCGGGTGAATTGAGAGGAAGCTAGTCGAGTGGATTCTGTGCTTGGTCCAGGACTGACCCACCATAAATAACTGACCGCAATAACCACATCTGGCACCAAGTCATGGTAGGAAAGTCAGTCCACCTTTCACTCAAAACCTACATGCCCTAAGTCTGCAACCCACTCATGATCTACCCTGGCAATCTACAGGACCTGCAACATGACGAGTTGCGTCGAGACTCATGATACAAAGGCCATGGGTCAGGGCAGCACCAAGAAAAAAATAATGATGCAAGAGTCCCTCGCCACCCACGTGTAGCCGGATTTAATGAGCCTGGCTAGGGAGGGCAAACGACCAAGGCGAATATCGACGTTTCTATTGGAGGTAGAACTCTTCATTCTACCATGGTAAAGTAACTCCTTTCCCGAGAAGCTAGTTGTAACTGCCCCCACTAGTCTATAAAAGGAGGGTCGGACGAGACGAGAAGAAAGGTCACACAGAGGACTATGGAGGCCAAAGTCGAGGAGCGCACCATCACGAGCCTCAAGGCTTAGTAGAGAACACTAGATTCAGAGTCCTTAGATCTCATCACTCATAAGAGACTTGGGAGCTCCTCCATCTCTCGCCCACTTATAACCCCTACTATAAATATTGAGCAACAAGGTGCCGGGAGCGCAAGCCACCGAAGACTGGATGTAGGGTGTAACATCCTGAATTTGGGGATATAAAATTTctcttctaatatccaccaaattcaggtgttaccctcttctttCTTTGCTTTTCTTCACTTTTTCTAAATAAAGATGAGTTATTTGTTATATATCGGCGTAAGCCTAGTGGAGTGAGCCctggaggcactttggttgttgcatttatGTCGTTGCATAGTGTTTATATGTGCAAAAAATGTTTGAAACTTGTTAATATATGTTGTACAAGttttcggtaaattttcatatttttctgaatatttttatattttccaaaattcaaaatctatttatttgaggtatttaatttttttttcaaaagttataaatatgttttttgagttcattgggtGCCAAATCATGTCTAGGAATTTAGCTATAATTTTTGGAGCCCTCGAGATATTTTTCGGATATTAAAACGATTTCAACCTTTtctgaaaatgatttttaattgtAAAAATAGGATAATTATGAAAAATAAAATATATTAAAACCCTAGCAATATATATATGGTTGGAATCCTCTTGTCGAGCCCTTTTCAAAATCTGAAACCCCACCCTCAGAATTGATCCGAAACTCCcagaattgctcgccgaagttcagaggtggttccaactccggcgacaactctgATCCGTGCGTCGGCGGCGGAATCCGAAGGTACCGCTACGTTCGTCTCATCGAGAGCTTCGTCCTAGTGCCTTCGATTCATTGATCCGACCGATGGTTGATCCCAAATCGACGATTTTGTCCTCGGCTCCGGCAAGGTCTTCTTCTACAGTGAGCCCT
This genomic window contains:
- the LOC100276805 gene encoding uncharacterized protein LOC100276805, giving the protein MMEKRHGGDGGAGAGGFTVLHLLGAGVLAFLLPRAAGATDDAKWHAHAHSAAGSNGAVTVGHGAPAPHVHAAGLPPLSAPAPTAGADDLPPPPAPVPTSVSSPPSREPGPHFGFPLQPGPGTASAAAPGLGPGGEGYPFIGSNPTVPLPTGTTNTATVLPLTDTGDAAAAATKVVGLAASLGARVSMIGLGISLATLSLSKI